One part of the Bacillus sp. FJAT-45350 genome encodes these proteins:
- a CDS encoding class I SAM-dependent methyltransferase — translation MDTKTKWNNKHQQHIKNLNQPRPNERLKNLSSYFTGEQALDIACGLGANSFYLAELGYQVDSLDISDVAIQFIKTKVDEQRLSVTPRLCDLTELSRTIESDKIYDLVVVTYYLDRAIFPFIKTIINENGYVFMETFYKSSYHKKEGVSDKFKLNSNELLSEFADWHILFYEEHELEGRQTILARKKPVG, via the coding sequence TTGGATACGAAAACGAAATGGAATAATAAGCATCAACAACATATTAAAAATCTCAATCAACCGCGCCCTAATGAACGTCTAAAAAATCTCTCATCGTATTTTACAGGTGAACAAGCCCTTGATATTGCCTGTGGTCTAGGAGCGAATAGCTTTTATCTTGCGGAACTGGGATACCAAGTAGATTCTTTAGATATTTCAGATGTAGCTATACAGTTTATTAAAACGAAGGTAGACGAACAACGACTATCAGTTACTCCAAGACTATGTGACTTAACTGAATTAAGCAGAACAATAGAATCGGATAAGATTTATGATTTAGTAGTAGTGACGTATTATTTAGACAGAGCAATTTTTCCATTTATTAAAACTATCATCAATGAGAATGGATATGTCTTTATGGAGACATTTTATAAGTCGTCCTACCATAAAAAAGAAGGTGTATCTGATAAATTCAAATTGAATTCTAATGAACTCCTGAGCGAATTTGCTGATTGGCATATTCTTTTTTATGAGGAACATGAACTAGAGGGAAGGCAGACGATTTTGGCAAGGAAGAAGCCAGTGGGCTAA